The DNA region TGAGCTTAGTAATGGCTGTATTTGCTGTATGATTGGCGATAACGGATTAAGCGAACCACTTTCGAAATTAGCAAATAAAGATTCGCAACTTGATGCAATCATAATTGAAGCTAGTGGAATTGCTGAACCTTACGATTTGCTTAAAACCCTGCAATATTCTGGAAATCAATATTCTTATTTCGGTGGAAATATTTATTTAATTGACGCTCAAAATTTCGAAAATTCCAAGAAAGATTTTCCAACACATTTTAAAAAATGTCTCAAAGCGAGCGACATTATTGTTTTAAATAAAACCGATTTAATTTCAAAAAATAAAATTCAAGAAATCCGTAAATTCATTAGAAAATTAAACCCAAATTCACCAATTATTGAAAGTCAAAACTCAAAAATTAATCCTGATTTAATTTTTTCTTGGCAAAAATCCGATCAAAAGAATAACGAGAAAAATGAAGAACACGAGCATGATCACAAAGACCACATCCACAATCAATTTCAATCTTTAGCCTTCGAAACGGTAAAACCACTAAATCCTCAAAAATTCCTAAGTTTTCTTGATAATTTACCTAAAAATCTTTTTCGAATGAAAGGAATTTGCTACTTTGGGATGAAAGGGTACGAGCAGA from Candidatus Saccharimonas sp. includes:
- a CDS encoding GTP-binding protein; the protein is MNNEDFDISNFSKDIFDDFSKTEIKAKKQKNRKIPVIMISGFLGSGKTTLLNHILKSSPNLKIGAIVNDFGIINIDSKLISNGINEQKIELSNGCICCMIGDNGLSEPLSKLANKDSQLDAIIIEASGIAEPYDLLKTLQYSGNQYSYFGGNIYLIDAQNFENSKKDFPTHFKKCLKASDIIVLNKTDLISKNKIQEIRKFIRKLNPNSPIIESQNSKINPDLIFSWQKSDQKNNEKNEEHEHDHKDHIHNQFQSLAFETVKPLNPQKFLSFLDNLPKNLFRMKGICYFGMKGYEQKYIVQLVGKTIDIYSEDWKDETPKTELVLIGSKIDKAKILAKLSDLEDKNPDEITPQNMVNFERFFLSK